The following are encoded together in the Bacillus sp. V2I10 genome:
- a CDS encoding Lrp/AsnC family transcriptional regulator — protein MKIDNIDRKILELLTANGRMSYSDIGKVLDLSRVSVRERVNQLIKNDVIEKFSVVINSEKMGKNVSAFFEVDCEPSFLVEVAQKLADNPCVSSCYQMTGPSTLHMHVLVDDFVALEKFINNELYSLEGITRVESHILLRRFKSRSGMKL, from the coding sequence TTGAAAATAGATAATATTGACAGGAAAATACTTGAGCTACTTACTGCTAATGGAAGAATGTCTTACTCAGATATAGGGAAAGTGCTAGATTTATCCAGAGTATCTGTTCGTGAACGTGTTAATCAATTAATAAAAAATGATGTCATTGAGAAGTTTAGTGTTGTTATTAATTCAGAGAAAATGGGAAAGAATGTTTCAGCCTTCTTTGAAGTTGATTGTGAACCTTCATTCTTAGTGGAAGTTGCCCAAAAGCTTGCTGATAATCCTTGTGTATCAAGTTGTTATCAAATGACAGGTCCGAGTACATTGCATATGCACGTTTTAGTTGATGACTTTGTTGCATTAGAAAAGTTTATAAATAATGAGTTGTATTCACTTGAAGGAATCACTAGGGTAGAAAGTCATATATTGCTTCGTCGCTTCAAAAGTAGAAGTGGAATGAAATTATAA
- a CDS encoding Na-translocating system protein MpsC family protein, translated as MGYISKKQLAALYNEISKEIFSIGVHDQKIDIIDNKAFIFASSKRIPALDALKDEYSELVFSLDSALSSRYKKLLKERLEKSLNVNISSVFRDYDPVQRTACTVICFENSIIR; from the coding sequence ATGGGGTATATTTCAAAAAAACAATTAGCTGCCCTTTATAATGAGATTAGCAAAGAAATCTTTAGTATAGGTGTACATGATCAAAAGATTGATATTATTGATAATAAAGCATTTATCTTTGCAAGCTCAAAGCGTATACCTGCATTGGATGCACTAAAAGATGAATATAGCGAGCTCGTCTTTTCGCTAGATTCCGCTTTATCATCAAGGTATAAAAAGCTGTTAAAAGAGAGATTAGAAAAATCATTAAATGTAAATATAAGTTCTGTTTTTAGAGATTACGATCCAGTTCAGAGAACAGCGTGTACGGTTATTTGTTTTGAGAATTCGATAATTAGATAA
- a CDS encoding aromatic ring-hydroxylating dioxygenase subunit alpha translates to MKENTTIQKNKKNSEYPRDCTFTLEDWNVLSKYWFPIARSEEVTDKPLAVKLLDVNLVTYRTKNKIVVARDLCVHRGVPLSMGWVEGEEIVCPYHGFRYTTDGKCTAIPAHPDAKISPRLCMKVYPVVENFGLVWTSITGEINNLPSFSAWDDSNFQQIVCPSFDINGSSGRQVEGFLDVAHFAWVHTESFADRNNAIVPKYQVDTKEYGLHVEYLSSVSNYPKAFQHRNPEGFEWLRVFDVYPPFTATLKVYFPNGGELWIMNAASPISASETRLFAPIARNFDKESPIEDVYTFNLQIFMEDREMVENQKPEDLPLDLQMEAHINADKTSIAYRKLLKQIGLGDLYTS, encoded by the coding sequence ATGAAAGAAAATACAACAATACAAAAAAATAAAAAAAACTCTGAGTATCCTCGAGACTGCACCTTTACATTGGAAGATTGGAATGTTTTAAGTAAATATTGGTTCCCTATTGCCAGATCAGAGGAAGTTACCGATAAACCATTAGCTGTTAAGCTCCTTGATGTAAACTTGGTGACTTATCGTACCAAAAATAAAATTGTTGTTGCACGTGACCTTTGTGTACATCGTGGTGTTCCTCTTAGTATGGGTTGGGTAGAAGGAGAAGAAATTGTTTGTCCTTATCATGGATTTCGGTATACAACAGATGGGAAATGTACAGCTATTCCAGCTCATCCAGATGCAAAGATATCCCCACGTTTATGCATGAAAGTTTATCCAGTAGTAGAAAACTTCGGATTAGTCTGGACCTCAATTACAGGAGAGATTAATAATCTTCCATCATTCTCTGCGTGGGATGATTCAAACTTTCAACAGATTGTCTGCCCATCTTTTGATATTAATGGTTCATCTGGAAGGCAAGTGGAAGGATTTTTAGATGTCGCTCACTTTGCATGGGTGCATACAGAATCATTTGCAGATCGTAATAATGCTATCGTTCCAAAATACCAAGTAGACACTAAGGAGTATGGCTTGCATGTGGAATATTTAAGCTCGGTAAGTAATTATCCAAAGGCGTTTCAGCATCGCAATCCAGAAGGTTTTGAATGGCTGCGTGTCTTTGATGTATATCCTCCTTTTACAGCTACCTTAAAGGTTTACTTTCCGAACGGTGGAGAATTATGGATTATGAATGCAGCAAGTCCAATCTCTGCTAGTGAAACTAGATTATTTGCACCAATTGCACGTAATTTTGATAAGGAGTCTCCAATTGAAGATGTGTATACATTTAATCTTCAAATTTTTATGGAAGATAGAGAAATGGTTGAAAATCAAAAGCCCGAAGATTTACCATTGGACCTTCAAATGGAGGCTCATATTAATGCAGATAAAACATCTATTGCTTATAGGAAACTTCTAAAACAAATAGGTCTTGGAGATCTATATACAAGTTAA
- a CDS encoding ferredoxin has translation MAKFTIVDKETCIACGACGAAAPDVFDYDDEGLAEVILDNNTGIVAVDEDLYEDLLDACDGCPTESIKVADTPFRTNIQLIK, from the coding sequence ATGGCTAAATTTACGATTGTTGATAAAGAAACTTGTATCGCTTGTGGAGCATGTGGCGCAGCTGCTCCTGATGTTTTTGATTATGATGATGAAGGATTGGCTGAAGTTATACTTGATAACAATACAGGGATAGTAGCTGTAGATGAAGATTTATATGAGGATTTATTAGACGCTTGTGATGGTTGTCCAACAGAGTCAATTAAGGTGGCAGACACTCCTTTTCGCACAAATATACAATTGATTAAATGA
- a CDS encoding ABC transporter substrate-binding protein — MKRKFITKFGVLISILSLIILAACGSSESSSSSSGEKETESKELTKAKLVTNWFAQPEHGGNYAALQQEFYKEEGLDMTVEPGGPQVSATQIVASGEAQFGYTQAEDLLIARDKGIPLVAIGAIFQKSPQVLITHEGTVTEFEDLNGKTVYTAPGSGYWEYIKSTYNLTEVKEMSYTGSLATFIEDKNAVTQGYVTSEPYSLDEQGVKNDYLFIHDSGFETYGNIIFTTEKVIKENPELVHSFMDATVKGWNYYRENWEEVNPIIRESNPELTLEKMEYAAKTEEELIFGGDAEEYGFGYMSEERWSMLQDELLKLEIIKNKEDITNAFTVEFLEN; from the coding sequence ATGAAACGTAAATTCATAACTAAGTTTGGTGTGTTAATTAGTATTCTGTCTTTAATAATTCTAGCAGCTTGTGGAAGTTCAGAATCGTCTAGTTCTAGTAGTGGAGAAAAGGAAACTGAAAGCAAAGAACTAACCAAAGCAAAACTCGTAACAAACTGGTTTGCTCAACCAGAGCATGGAGGAAATTACGCAGCTTTACAACAAGAATTTTATAAAGAAGAAGGGTTGGATATGACCGTTGAGCCTGGTGGACCTCAAGTTTCTGCTACCCAAATTGTTGCATCGGGAGAAGCTCAATTTGGTTATACACAAGCGGAGGATTTATTAATCGCTCGAGATAAAGGGATTCCATTAGTAGCTATCGGTGCAATATTTCAAAAAAGCCCTCAAGTTTTAATTACTCATGAAGGAACCGTAACAGAGTTTGAAGATCTAAATGGAAAAACAGTTTATACTGCTCCAGGTAGTGGATATTGGGAATATATTAAATCTACTTATAATCTCACAGAAGTAAAGGAAATGTCTTACACAGGTTCGCTTGCCACATTCATTGAAGATAAAAATGCAGTTACTCAAGGTTATGTTACATCTGAGCCATATTCATTAGATGAGCAAGGTGTAAAAAATGATTACCTCTTTATCCATGATTCGGGGTTTGAAACATATGGTAACATTATTTTTACAACGGAGAAGGTAATTAAAGAAAATCCAGAGCTTGTTCATTCTTTTATGGACGCAACTGTAAAAGGATGGAATTATTATCGAGAAAACTGGGAAGAGGTCAATCCAATTATTCGAGAGTCTAACCCAGAATTAACTTTAGAGAAAATGGAATATGCAGCTAAAACAGAGGAAGAGCTTATTTTTGGTGGGGATGCAGAAGAGTATGGCTTCGGTTATATGTCAGAAGAACGTTGGTCAATGCTTCAAGACGAACTTTTAAAATTAGAAATAATTAAAAATAAAGAAGATATTACAAATGCCTTTACTGTCGAATTTTTGGAGAATTAG
- a CDS encoding NAD(P)/FAD-dependent oxidoreductase, producing MKKDSKIYDITIIGGGPTGLFASFYGGMRNSSVKIIESLPQLGGPLSTLYPEKYIYDVAGFPKIRALELVNRLIEQMNQFNPTICLEQVAKDLEIQENGLIKLTTDIEEHITKTIIITAGNGAFQPRKMELEGAEEYEGTNLHYFINDLERFRNKKVMVCGGGDSAVDWALMLESIAEKVTLVHRREKFRAHEHSVEQLQDSNVTIKTPYVPLEIIGNNNRINAVVLEKVNGRTTEKIEVDDVIVNYGFVSSLGSIKDWGLEIDRNSILVNSRMETNIPGVYAAGDVCTFNGKVKLIATGFGEAPTAVNNAKSYLDPKAKVQPLHSTSVFA from the coding sequence TTGAAAAAAGATTCGAAGATATATGACATTACAATTATTGGCGGAGGTCCAACAGGGCTCTTTGCATCCTTCTACGGAGGAATGCGAAATTCATCTGTGAAAATTATCGAAAGTTTACCTCAGCTTGGGGGCCCGCTTTCAACTCTTTATCCTGAAAAATATATTTATGATGTAGCTGGTTTTCCAAAAATAAGAGCACTAGAGTTAGTTAATAGACTTATAGAACAAATGAACCAATTCAATCCAACGATTTGTTTAGAACAAGTCGCGAAAGATCTTGAAATTCAGGAAAATGGTCTAATTAAACTTACTACCGATATTGAAGAACATATAACAAAAACCATAATTATTACTGCTGGAAATGGTGCATTTCAACCAAGAAAGATGGAGCTTGAAGGAGCCGAAGAATATGAAGGAACAAACCTTCATTATTTTATTAATGATTTGGAAAGATTTAGAAACAAAAAAGTTATGGTTTGTGGGGGAGGAGATTCTGCTGTTGATTGGGCACTGATGCTTGAATCAATCGCGGAAAAAGTAACTCTCGTTCATCGAAGGGAAAAATTTCGAGCACATGAACATAGTGTTGAGCAACTACAGGATTCAAACGTTACAATAAAAACTCCCTATGTACCACTAGAAATAATAGGAAATAACAATCGAATTAACGCTGTAGTCCTTGAAAAGGTCAATGGGCGCACGACAGAAAAAATTGAAGTGGATGATGTGATTGTTAATTATGGTTTTGTATCTTCACTTGGCTCTATAAAAGACTGGGGATTAGAGATTGATAGGAATTCCATTTTGGTCAATTCAAGAATGGAAACGAATATTCCAGGAGTTTATGCTGCTGGTGATGTCTGTACATTTAATGGAAAAGTAAAATTGATTGCAACAGGTTTTGGAGAAGCACCAACGGCTGTAAATAATGCAAAATCCTATTTGGATCCAAAAGCAAAAGTACAGCCGCTACATAGTACGTCTGTTTTTGCTTAA
- a CDS encoding chromate transporter: protein MIYWEIFLAFFIPGIIGYGGGPASIPLVENEVVDRYGWMNVNEFSEVLALGNALPGPIATKMAAYIGYQQGGILGGVVGIFATVAPSLILMILLLGFLYKFKDSPKVKRMTTFIRPTIAVLLGVMAFSFFSTSYMDSGLWQSLFLIIISFLLLEKWKVHPALVIVGAMGYGAFFIT from the coding sequence GTGATTTATTGGGAAATCTTTCTCGCCTTTTTTATCCCTGGAATTATTGGATATGGTGGTGGACCAGCTTCAATTCCTTTAGTTGAAAATGAAGTTGTCGATCGCTATGGATGGATGAATGTTAATGAATTTAGTGAAGTGCTTGCATTAGGGAATGCTCTTCCAGGCCCAATTGCAACAAAGATGGCGGCGTATATTGGGTATCAACAAGGTGGTATTCTTGGTGGAGTAGTAGGGATTTTTGCAACTGTAGCTCCGTCACTAATCTTAATGATTTTGCTATTAGGCTTTTTATATAAATTTAAAGATTCTCCAAAGGTTAAAAGAATGACCACTTTTATTAGGCCGACCATTGCTGTTCTACTTGGGGTCATGGCCTTTAGTTTCTTTTCTACTTCTTACATGGATTCAGGTTTATGGCAATCTCTCTTTTTAATTATTATCAGTTTTTTATTATTAGAGAAGTGGAAGGTGCACCCAGCTCTAGTTATTGTTGGGGCGATGGGATATGGAGCATTTTTTATTACGTAA
- a CDS encoding chromate transporter, with the protein MKHLQLFLAFFRVGILGYGGGPSSIPLVHKEVVDKYRWMNDDEFADVLALGNTLPGPIATKMAGYIGYRVAGILGLINATLSTIVPTIILMIVLLTTISSVKDYPWVQGMTAAVVPVVGVMLATLTWDFLKKSQKSLGWLKSSILIVISFFLMEIFGLHPAILIGGLLLAAIIKKDKDPKTERKIERGNAS; encoded by the coding sequence ATGAAGCATCTACAATTATTTTTAGCCTTTTTTCGTGTGGGAATTTTAGGGTACGGTGGAGGACCATCATCTATACCTCTTGTTCATAAAGAAGTAGTGGATAAATATAGATGGATGAATGACGATGAGTTCGCAGACGTACTAGCATTAGGTAATACGCTACCAGGTCCAATTGCAACAAAGATGGCTGGTTATATCGGCTACAGAGTAGCAGGGATATTGGGACTAATTAATGCGACCCTTTCAACTATCGTACCTACAATTATTTTAATGATTGTCTTGTTGACAACAATCTCTTCAGTAAAAGACTATCCTTGGGTGCAGGGAATGACAGCAGCAGTAGTACCGGTAGTAGGTGTCATGTTGGCTACATTAACATGGGACTTTTTAAAAAAATCCCAGAAATCCTTAGGATGGTTAAAGTCATCGATACTCATAGTTATTAGTTTCTTCTTAATGGAGATCTTTGGATTACATCCTGCTATTTTAATTGGTGGGCTTTTACTCGCAGCTATCATAAAGAAGGATAAAGATCCTAAAACAGAACGTAAGATAGAAAGGGGAAATGCTTCGTGA
- the ggt gene encoding gamma-glutamyltransferase produces MNKAIVGSKTMVVSPHYLASQAGNTILQKGGNAFDAAVAVSACLAVVYPHMTGLGGDSFWLTYSVNDQKVRAYNGSGRSGSKVTRNVYKGKSSIPNRGIESIITVPGMVDSWDAVLKEYGRLSLGEVLEPAIEYALSGFPFSIDQHENTVKNIDILKKDIDSAAIFLPNETVPNINGKFVQKDLGNSLKDLAVSGRDGFYKGKLGNRIISSLKEKGGLLTEEDFAEHQGIWIEPISTTYRGYHMYQVPPNSQGFVGLMALNIIENFDLASIQEGSYEYYHLLVESLKRSFQDRNQFLTDPEFHSIPLDRLLSKSYAQEMANSIQFDKAKDIQTQSVGSDTAHAAVIDDEGNSVSFIQSLYFEFGSGVVAGDTGIIMQNRGSYFSLDSSRANCLEPKKRTFHTLMPAMAFKDGRPRILYGTQGGEGQPQTQTVMITRMIDYGMNPQQAISEPRFVWGRTWGEETQELKIEGRVSLEVIEQLMKSGHIVKRVNELDGIMGHANAILIDDQGFVHGGVDPRSDGAAVGR; encoded by the coding sequence ATGAATAAAGCAATTGTAGGGAGTAAGACAATGGTGGTGAGTCCCCATTATTTAGCATCACAAGCTGGAAATACAATTCTTCAAAAAGGTGGGAATGCCTTTGATGCTGCAGTAGCCGTTAGTGCATGTCTTGCTGTGGTTTATCCACATATGACAGGTCTTGGAGGTGACTCGTTTTGGCTTACTTATAGTGTAAACGATCAAAAGGTCCGTGCTTATAATGGAAGTGGTCGTTCGGGTTCTAAAGTAACACGTAACGTATATAAAGGGAAAAGTTCTATTCCAAATCGGGGGATAGAAAGTATCATAACCGTACCAGGAATGGTAGATAGTTGGGATGCTGTCCTGAAAGAGTATGGAAGATTATCATTAGGGGAAGTATTAGAACCAGCTATAGAGTATGCATTGTCAGGGTTTCCTTTTTCAATAGATCAGCATGAAAATACAGTGAAAAATATAGATATACTGAAAAAAGATATAGATTCAGCTGCAATTTTCTTACCAAATGAAACAGTTCCTAATATAAATGGGAAATTTGTCCAAAAAGATTTAGGCAACTCTTTGAAAGATCTTGCAGTAAGTGGAAGAGATGGTTTTTATAAAGGAAAGTTGGGAAATCGAATTATTTCAAGTTTAAAAGAAAAAGGTGGATTACTCACTGAAGAGGATTTTGCTGAACATCAGGGTATATGGATTGAACCGATTTCAACGACATATCGAGGTTATCATATGTATCAGGTTCCGCCTAATTCTCAAGGCTTCGTGGGATTAATGGCTCTTAATATAATAGAAAACTTTGATCTTGCATCTATACAGGAAGGTTCTTACGAATATTATCATTTATTAGTAGAATCATTAAAAAGAAGCTTTCAAGATCGAAATCAATTTTTAACTGATCCTGAGTTTCACTCTATCCCATTAGATAGATTACTAAGCAAATCCTATGCCCAAGAAATGGCCAACTCAATTCAATTTGATAAGGCAAAGGATATTCAAACTCAATCTGTAGGAAGTGATACTGCGCATGCAGCTGTAATTGATGATGAAGGCAACTCTGTTTCCTTTATTCAAAGTTTATACTTTGAATTTGGATCAGGGGTTGTAGCAGGTGATACAGGGATCATTATGCAAAATAGAGGATCATACTTTTCTCTTGATTCATCACGTGCTAATTGTCTTGAACCTAAAAAGAGAACCTTCCATACACTAATGCCAGCGATGGCTTTTAAAGATGGACGACCTCGGATACTTTATGGTACACAGGGTGGTGAAGGCCAACCGCAAACACAAACAGTAATGATTACAAGGATGATCGACTATGGTATGAATCCTCAGCAGGCGATCAGTGAGCCTAGATTTGTCTGGGGAAGAACCTGGGGTGAAGAAACACAAGAACTTAAAATTGAAGGGCGAGTTAGCCTAGAGGTAATCGAGCAACTAATGAAATCTGGACATATTGTAAAAAGAGTAAATGAACTAGATGGTATTATGGGACATGCAAATGCAATCTTAATAGATGATCAAGGCTTTGTACACGGTGGTGTTGATCCCAGAAGTGATGGTGCAGCTGTTGGAAGGTAA
- a CDS encoding FAD-binding oxidoreductase: MWVKQLIDLLGEDKVLISESVKERLSKDYYWYSPVIYKQLKDKVADCAVQPDTIDEVKMVVAFAVKNRVPITVRGAGTGNYGQAIPLEGGIILDVTKLDSIMKINSTTAHVQAGVKLGVLEKNLRQQGKELRIFPSTYMKATVGGFLCGGSGGIGSIRWGDLWDGNIQSITVMTIEEEPQILTISGENMEAYIHNYGTTGIVIEATLFVEPKVNWVQHIVSFPTFQSAVEFSDALAHNEGIIKRLVSVCEWPIPSHFQGLKKFLQDDKSIVMLEIEEEAEEKLEQLSKEYEGELTFKIPAEKYQKGLKLSDFTWNHATLWAHKHGENMTYLQARFDKHRIFEQMNAIRAKYGYEVQFHFEFIKIKGEITPASLPVLIYQSEERLNEIIDFFESVGVQINNPHTYLLGFGGYNLRMREIENLKKKNDPYGLLNPGKIPSNKEIFQ, encoded by the coding sequence ATGTGGGTTAAACAATTAATTGATTTATTAGGTGAAGATAAAGTATTAATCTCAGAATCTGTTAAAGAGCGCTTATCTAAAGATTATTACTGGTATTCCCCGGTAATATATAAACAGCTGAAAGATAAGGTAGCTGACTGTGCTGTTCAACCAGACACAATTGATGAAGTAAAAATGGTTGTGGCCTTTGCTGTAAAAAATCGTGTTCCAATAACAGTTAGGGGAGCTGGAACAGGTAATTATGGGCAAGCGATACCTTTAGAAGGTGGGATTATTTTAGATGTGACGAAGCTAGACAGCATCATGAAAATAAACTCAACAACAGCGCATGTTCAAGCGGGTGTTAAACTTGGAGTACTAGAAAAAAATCTTAGACAACAAGGGAAGGAATTAAGAATCTTCCCGAGCACCTATATGAAAGCGACAGTAGGAGGCTTTTTATGTGGTGGATCAGGAGGAATTGGTTCTATTAGATGGGGAGATTTGTGGGATGGTAATATTCAATCGATTACGGTTATGACGATAGAAGAGGAGCCTCAAATACTAACTATAAGTGGTGAAAACATGGAGGCATATATTCATAACTACGGAACAACTGGCATTGTTATTGAAGCAACATTATTCGTAGAACCAAAAGTAAATTGGGTCCAACATATTGTCTCATTTCCTACATTTCAGTCAGCCGTAGAATTTAGTGATGCTCTTGCTCACAATGAAGGGATTATTAAGCGCCTAGTTTCAGTTTGTGAATGGCCAATTCCATCACATTTTCAAGGATTAAAAAAATTCCTTCAGGATGATAAATCAATTGTGATGCTAGAAATAGAAGAAGAGGCCGAAGAAAAACTAGAGCAACTTTCCAAAGAATATGAAGGAGAGCTAACGTTTAAAATTCCTGCAGAAAAGTATCAAAAAGGCTTAAAGCTATCTGATTTTACTTGGAATCATGCCACGCTATGGGCTCATAAGCATGGAGAGAATATGACGTATTTGCAAGCTAGGTTTGACAAACATAGGATATTCGAGCAGATGAATGCCATTCGTGCGAAATACGGTTATGAAGTACAGTTTCATTTTGAATTTATAAAAATCAAAGGTGAGATTACACCAGCATCACTTCCAGTTCTAATCTATCAATCAGAGGAACGCTTAAATGAGATTATCGACTTTTTTGAAAGTGTAGGCGTGCAAATAAATAATCCCCACACCTATTTACTAGGTTTTGGAGGATATAACTTAAGAATGCGTGAAATTGAAAATTTGAAGAAAAAAAACGATCCTTACGGTTTATTGAACCCTGGAAAAATCCCTAGTAATAAAGAGATATTTCAATAG
- a CDS encoding creatininase family protein, with the protein MLNERYKGIAFEKRFLPRLTTEEVKELRKDDALIILPIGAIEQHGPHLPIYTDTLIGEGLLNQAFELLDENENIWILPPLPYGKSTEHAGMPGTMTLSASTLQSVVMDIAKSVHVSGFKRLLLFNTHGGNHDLLNMISREIRIETGMMVFRLNPGSSKTNSLITEQEQKYGIHGGDVETSMVLHYKNNWVHPEKCPTEFISLPENTKHLYLKGTSYFAWVINDISTSGVAGDAKKATLEKGIEINRFVSESLAEALKEMCNFDIDEISNKMVKQ; encoded by the coding sequence ATGCTAAACGAAAGATACAAGGGTATTGCATTTGAAAAAAGATTTCTACCTCGTCTGACGACAGAAGAGGTGAAAGAATTAAGAAAGGATGATGCATTAATTATTCTCCCCATTGGAGCGATTGAACAGCATGGTCCTCATTTACCTATTTATACTGATACTTTAATTGGAGAAGGGTTGTTAAATCAGGCATTTGAATTGCTAGATGAAAATGAGAATATTTGGATTTTACCACCTTTACCTTATGGAAAAAGCACCGAACACGCTGGCATGCCGGGTACAATGACCCTATCAGCCTCAACGTTACAATCAGTTGTTATGGATATTGCAAAAAGTGTTCATGTAAGTGGATTTAAAAGACTTCTCTTGTTTAATACGCATGGGGGCAACCATGATTTATTAAATATGATTTCAAGAGAAATTAGAATCGAAACAGGAATGATGGTATTTCGATTAAATCCTGGCTCATCAAAAACAAATTCACTGATCACTGAACAAGAGCAAAAGTATGGAATACATGGGGGAGACGTAGAAACCTCTATGGTACTTCATTATAAAAACAACTGGGTTCATCCTGAAAAATGTCCAACTGAATTTATAAGTTTACCAGAGAATACTAAGCATCTTTATTTAAAAGGAACTAGCTATTTTGCATGGGTAATCAATGATATTTCTACTTCAGGTGTAGCTGGAGATGCTAAAAAAGCAACATTAGAGAAAGGAATAGAAATTAATAGATTTGTTTCTGAATCACTTGCAGAAGCATTAAAAGAAATGTGTAATTTTGATATTGATGAAATTAGTAACAAAATGGTGAAACAGTAA
- a CDS encoding ABC transporter permease gives MEHTHLEVAKVPIKESKRKSLKISNNIIPPIAVFVFFLSFWQFGAQLFQIPNYLLPKPTDIFQAAVSNWENLSTAVFTTITEAVIGFVFSVIGGVLGAILMASSKLLEKSLYPYAILLQTIPIVAIAPIIVIWFGSGMNAIVIIAFTIGFFPMLSNTLIGLNSTSSGMIHLLKLYQASKWQIMWKVRIPAALPYIMAGLKISCTLAVIGAIVGEYIAGIGGGAGGIGYAITVASSRLETAYLFACGISAAILGIVFFLIVNLISKLLLGSWHESEMKKQN, from the coding sequence ATGGAGCATACTCATCTAGAGGTTGCTAAGGTTCCGATAAAAGAGAGTAAGAGGAAAAGTCTGAAGATTTCGAATAATATTATACCACCAATTGCAGTATTCGTTTTCTTTCTTTCTTTTTGGCAGTTTGGTGCACAACTATTTCAAATCCCTAACTATTTATTACCAAAGCCGACTGATATTTTTCAAGCGGCGGTTAGTAATTGGGAAAACCTTAGTACAGCTGTTTTTACTACAATTACAGAAGCGGTTATAGGATTTGTTTTTAGTGTAATTGGAGGGGTTTTAGGCGCGATCTTAATGGCGAGTTCTAAGTTATTGGAAAAAAGCTTATATCCTTATGCGATCCTTTTACAAACCATTCCTATCGTTGCAATTGCTCCAATTATTGTCATTTGGTTTGGTTCAGGTATGAATGCTATTGTTATTATTGCTTTTACGATTGGATTTTTCCCTATGCTATCCAATACATTAATCGGCCTAAATTCAACTAGTAGTGGAATGATTCACTTATTAAAACTGTATCAAGCTTCAAAATGGCAAATCATGTGGAAGGTTAGAATTCCAGCAGCACTACCATACATTATGGCAGGGTTAAAGATATCTTGTACATTGGCTGTTATTGGTGCAATTGTAGGTGAATATATCGCTGGAATTGGAGGCGGTGCAGGCGGAATTGGATATGCAATCACAGTTGCTTCATCAAGGTTGGAGACAGCTTATCTCTTTGCCTGTGGAATTTCAGCAGCCATTCTAGGCATCGTATTTTTCCTTATTGTTAACTTGATTTCCAAGCTGTTATTAGGGTCTTGGCATGAATCAGAAATGAAAAAACAAAATTAA
- a CDS encoding ABC transporter ATP-binding protein has protein sequence MDNVSKVYPNGKIAVQNVSLDIHQGEFISFVGPSGCGKSTIFNMISGIIDHSAGNLEILGTTPRLAQQQSTDVSFVFQEPTLLPWRSVLDNVMLPLEFRNFTKQEKNEKARHVLDMVGLSDYTKALPRELSGGMKMRVSIARALVAKPKLLLMDEPFGALDEITRQNLQSELLRIWEAEKMTVLFITHNVFEAVYLSTKIAVMTPSPGKIESIVEVPLPFPRKEDFRTTHDFSDIAAKVSRDLKF, from the coding sequence ATGGATAATGTGAGCAAAGTATATCCAAATGGAAAAATAGCTGTTCAGAATGTCAGCTTAGACATTCATCAAGGAGAGTTTATTTCCTTTGTTGGTCCTTCTGGATGTGGAAAGTCAACCATCTTTAATATGATATCTGGAATTATTGATCATTCTGCAGGAAACCTAGAAATCTTAGGTACAACACCCAGGCTTGCTCAACAACAAAGCACCGATGTGTCATTTGTTTTCCAAGAACCAACTCTACTACCATGGCGTTCTGTTTTAGATAATGTCATGCTTCCTTTAGAATTCCGCAACTTTACGAAACAGGAAAAAAATGAAAAAGCACGTCACGTCCTTGACATGGTTGGATTATCAGACTATACAAAAGCATTACCTCGTGAGCTTTCAGGCGGGATGAAAATGCGTGTATCAATTGCACGGGCCCTTGTTGCAAAGCCTAAATTATTATTAATGGATGAACCATTTGGAGCTTTAGATGAGATTACGAGACAAAATTTACAATCAGAGCTCCTAAGAATTTGGGAAGCTGAAAAAATGACTGTTTTATTTATTACTCATAATGTATTTGAAGCAGTATATTTGTCAACCAAAATAGCCGTTATGACACCTAGTCCAGGGAAAATTGAATCGATAGTAGAGGTACCCCTACCATTTCCTCGGAAAGAAGATTTTAGAACAACACATGATTTTAGTGATATAGCGGCAAAAGTATCTCGAGATTTAAAGTTTTAA